A genomic window from Glycine soja cultivar W05 chromosome 10, ASM419377v2, whole genome shotgun sequence includes:
- the LOC114370236 gene encoding protein FANTASTIC FOUR 3-like — protein MAAIVHHGLQSHLESQHTESIALKLRLPSSKPPLPQLIDLAFKPSFWDSSSTIKPHSEENNNNKKSTPANPNSWSFREALSNVTKEPSQNQTTYVHPQQKRFSLSLSPKSLQLCTENLGNESGSDSGSDSDENSIDMFSSVNGNSGTREQTQQRQPRQLSTAKKAKTQNFPPPLTTIRGGSESLRVRPHREDGRLVIEVTKVPPSSSCFHAERSHGRLRLCFLTNHTPSFETEAAAEEEEDDVEEKEPFVNDKGFENEIGGQVKDTTKEEQEETEDETGEEEEQDEECVACGYVKSDVIIMEKYERLRRCKEGGDHENYEFLNWSEPRLVATS, from the coding sequence ATGGCTGCAATTGTGCACCACGGATTGCAGTCACACCTTGAGTCCCAACACACTGAGTCAATAGCACTCAAACTGAGGCTCCCTTCCTCAAAACCACCCCTTCCTCAACTCATTGATTTAGCCTTCAAACCCTCTTTCTGGGATTCAAGTTCAACCATCAAACCCCACAGCGAagaaaacaataacaacaaGAAGTCCACACCCGCAAACCCCAATTCTTGGAGCTTCCGCGAAGCACTCTCCAACGTCACAAAAGAACCATCACAGAACCAAACCACCTACGTGCACCCTCAGCAGAAACGCTTCTCCCTGAGCCTCAGTCCAAAGAGCCTCCAGCTGTGCACCGAAAACCTCGGAAACGAAAGTGGCAGCGACAGTGGCAGTGACAGTGATGAAAACAGCATTGACATGTTCTCCTCAGTGAACGGGAATTCGGGGACAAGGGAACAAACCCAACAAAGGCAACCTCGTCAACTTTCGACAGCGAAGAAAGCGAAAACCCAGAACTTTCCACCCCCTTTGACAACGATAAGGGGGGGATCAGAATCTCTTCGCGTGAGACCTCACCGCGAAGATGGACGGCTAGTGATTGAAGTCACCAAGGTCCCACCTAGTTCCTCGTGCTTTCATGCTGAACGAAGCCATGGCCGCCTTCGCCTCTGCTTTCTGACAAACCACACTCCAAGTTTTGAGACGGAAGCAgcagcagaagaagaagaagatgacgTTGAAGAAAAAGAACCATTCGTCAATGATAAAGGATTCGAAAACGAAATAGGTGGACAAGTAAAAGACACTACCAAAGAAGAACAAGAGGAAACAGAGGACGAAACAGGGGaggaagaagaacaagatgaggAATGTGTTGCATGTGGGTATGTGAAGAGTGATGTCATTATCATGGAAAAGTACGAGAGGCTGAGAAGGTGCAAAGAAGGTGGTGACCACGAGAactatgaatttttaaattggagTGAGCCACGTTTGGTGGCTACTTCGTAA